In one window of Nitrospirota bacterium DNA:
- a CDS encoding MerR family transcriptional regulator — protein MAAEPRLGSKLFYKIGEVSEIAKLPAYVLRFWESQFGFLKPKKSRGRQRLYVQRDIETVLEVKRLLYEEGHTIEGVKRFWGRRGRRGGQPVSPREVAKRLKGKLQAILRIMDSYDR, from the coding sequence ATGGCGGCTGAGCCGAGGCTGGGCAGCAAGCTCTTCTACAAGATCGGAGAAGTCAGTGAGATCGCCAAGCTTCCGGCCTATGTCTTGCGCTTCTGGGAATCCCAGTTCGGTTTTCTCAAGCCCAAGAAAAGCCGAGGCCGGCAGCGTCTCTATGTGCAGCGTGATATCGAGACCGTCCTGGAGGTCAAGCGCCTGCTGTACGAAGAGGGGCATACGATCGAGGGTGTGAAGCGTTTCTGGGGGCGGCGGGGGCGACGTGGAGGACAACCGGTTTCTCCCCGCGAGGTGGCAAAGCGTTTGAAAGGCAAACTGCAGGCCATTCTCAGAATCATGGACTCTTACGACCGGTAA
- the surE gene encoding 5'/3'-nucleotidase SurE translates to MKILVTNDDGIDSPGLHALAQALRVLGDVWVVAPDRERTAVAHALTLHKPLRLNRLKRQTFSVNGTPSDCVNLALKKVLPAQPALIVSGINRGVNLGDDVTYSGTVSAALEGTILGIPSIAVSQESGRGGGTFRFDVAASYAVRVARVVLIHGLPAETLVNVNVPDRPKSQVKGVKVTSLSRRWFHDPIVEKVDPHGRKYYWIAGTRVSWERRKDADHEAVRRGFVSVTPIHLDITNYGALDQLRQWEPMLTRRTSPKGTVKKGAGVKAALRGRDRC, encoded by the coding sequence ATGAAAATCCTGGTCACCAACGACGATGGCATCGATTCGCCTGGCCTGCATGCGCTGGCCCAGGCCCTGCGTGTTCTGGGGGATGTTTGGGTGGTGGCGCCGGATCGGGAGCGGACGGCCGTGGCTCATGCGCTGACTTTGCACAAGCCGCTGCGCCTGAACCGATTGAAACGGCAGACTTTCTCCGTCAACGGCACGCCCAGCGATTGCGTGAACCTGGCGCTCAAAAAAGTCCTGCCGGCGCAGCCGGCCCTGATCGTTTCCGGCATCAATCGCGGCGTCAACCTCGGCGATGACGTGACCTATTCGGGCACCGTGTCGGCGGCACTGGAGGGGACCATCCTGGGTATTCCCTCGATCGCAGTGTCGCAGGAATCCGGGCGGGGCGGCGGGACCTTTCGCTTCGACGTTGCCGCGTCCTATGCGGTGCGCGTGGCCAGGGTTGTCCTGATTCATGGGCTGCCGGCCGAAACGCTGGTGAATGTGAACGTGCCGGATCGTCCGAAGAGCCAGGTCAAGGGCGTCAAGGTCACCTCGCTCAGCCGCCGATGGTTTCACGACCCTATCGTCGAGAAGGTGGACCCGCATGGGCGGAAGTACTATTGGATTGCCGGGACCAGAGTCTCGTGGGAGCGGCGAAAAGACGCGGACCATGAGGCCGTGCGGCGGGGATTCGTGTCGGTCACGCCCATTCACTTGGACATTACCAACTATGGAGCGCTCGATCAGCTCCGCCAGTGGGAGCCCATGTTGACGCGCCGAACCAGTCCGAAGGGGACCGTCAAAAAAGGCGCTGGCGTCAAGGCCGCGTTGCGGGGCAGGGACCGATGCTGA
- a CDS encoding cysteine--tRNA ligase, which produces MLKVYNTLSGKKEAFEPLVPGAVRMYVCGVTVYDECHLGHARSALVFDVVRRYLEHSGFSVTFVKNFTDVDDKIIKRANELGKPWQEITATYIDAYYRDMGRLGIKPATVEPKATEHMAEIVELVWALIQKGMAYQVNGDVYFQVDRYGSYGRLSKRKLDDMQAGARVEVDERKRHPMDFALWKGAKPGEPSWPSPWGPGRPGWHIECSAMAMKHLGETFDIHGGGMDLIFPHHENEIAQSCGATGKEFARYWLHNGFVQINQEKMSKSLGNFFTIREIFEKWGYQEAVTAEALRYFLLSSHYRSPLNFSDQALLEAKRALDDFYNLFMILDEPPSKKSREISDDDPLRKAAKELPKAVKDFQEDFCNRMDDDFNTPDAIAMFHKLLTLINIRLEIGFSEDCLKARETIRSFGKVLGLFQLPVRGWQFQDRAIKLEAFQLLPDTEVDRLLAERIDARKRKDFVRADEIRQALTAQGITLEDRPDGTTRWKR; this is translated from the coding sequence ATGCTGAAGGTCTACAACACGCTGTCGGGCAAGAAGGAGGCCTTCGAGCCGCTCGTACCCGGCGCCGTCCGGATGTATGTCTGTGGCGTGACGGTCTACGACGAATGTCACCTCGGCCACGCGCGTAGCGCGCTCGTCTTCGACGTGGTTCGGCGCTACCTCGAACACAGCGGATTCTCCGTCACGTTCGTAAAAAACTTCACGGATGTGGACGACAAGATCATCAAGCGAGCCAATGAACTTGGCAAGCCTTGGCAGGAAATCACGGCGACGTACATCGATGCCTATTACCGCGACATGGGGCGGCTTGGCATCAAACCGGCAACCGTGGAGCCGAAGGCCACGGAACATATGGCCGAGATCGTTGAGTTGGTCTGGGCGCTGATCCAAAAAGGCATGGCCTATCAAGTGAACGGGGACGTGTATTTTCAGGTCGATCGGTATGGATCGTATGGCCGGCTCTCGAAGCGAAAATTGGACGACATGCAGGCCGGCGCCCGGGTTGAGGTGGATGAGCGCAAGCGTCATCCGATGGACTTCGCCCTCTGGAAGGGCGCGAAGCCGGGCGAGCCCTCATGGCCCAGCCCCTGGGGCCCTGGCCGGCCCGGCTGGCACATCGAATGTTCGGCCATGGCCATGAAGCACCTCGGCGAGACCTTCGACATTCACGGAGGCGGGATGGATCTCATTTTCCCGCACCACGAAAATGAGATCGCCCAATCCTGCGGCGCCACCGGAAAAGAATTCGCCCGCTACTGGCTCCACAACGGCTTTGTGCAGATCAATCAGGAGAAGATGTCCAAGTCGCTGGGGAACTTTTTCACGATCCGGGAAATCTTCGAGAAATGGGGCTACCAAGAGGCGGTTACCGCAGAGGCACTGAGATACTTCCTCCTGTCCAGCCATTATCGGAGCCCGCTGAATTTTTCCGATCAAGCATTGTTGGAAGCCAAACGAGCACTCGATGATTTTTATAATCTGTTCATGATTTTGGATGAGCCGCCCAGCAAGAAGTCGCGCGAAATATCAGACGATGACCCTCTGCGAAAGGCAGCCAAAGAGCTGCCGAAAGCGGTAAAGGACTTCCAGGAAGACTTTTGTAATCGGATGGATGACGACTTTAATACGCCCGATGCCATAGCAATGTTTCATAAGCTTTTGACGTTAATCAATATTCGTTTGGAGATAGGATTTTCAGAGGATTGTCTTAAGGCTAGAGAAACAATTCGATCTTTTGGCAAGGTACTTGGCCTGTTTCAATTGCCTGTCAGGGGATGGCAATTTCAAGACCGTGCGATCAAGCTGGAAGCCTTCCAGTTGCTTCCCGATACAGAAGTAGACCGATTGCTTGCTGAACGGATCGACGCTAGGAAACGAAAAGACTTTGTGCGTGCGGATGAAATTCGGCAAGCTCTCACAGCGCAAGGAATCACACTTGAGGACCGTCCCGATGGCACGACCCGCTGGAAGCGGTGA
- the rlmB gene encoding 23S rRNA (guanosine(2251)-2'-O)-methyltransferase RlmB yields MIFGLHAVREALRAKTRPLIRLLVVKQDRQFAELVGLARSEGIPVHVEPRPVLDRLVPEGRHQGVIGVISAKTYTDQADILDCARQRSEAPFLVVLDGVEDPHNLGAILRTAEGAGVHGVFLPERRSVGLTGTVAKVSAGALEHLRVGRAGNVSQLIEALKAEGVWVYALDPRASKPYTDLDFRGAVALVLGGEGKGVRPGVLEHCDERATIPMRGRVASLNVSAAAAIVLYEAVRQRGERRGSSKGPSGA; encoded by the coding sequence ATCATTTTCGGGCTGCATGCGGTCCGGGAGGCGCTCCGGGCCAAGACCAGGCCGCTGATCCGGCTCTTGGTTGTGAAGCAGGATCGGCAATTCGCCGAGTTGGTGGGGTTGGCCCGCAGCGAAGGGATTCCGGTCCATGTCGAACCGCGCCCGGTCCTGGACCGTCTGGTGCCGGAGGGGCGGCATCAAGGGGTGATCGGGGTTATCTCGGCCAAAACTTATACGGACCAAGCAGATATTCTCGACTGTGCGCGGCAGCGGAGCGAAGCGCCCTTTCTGGTGGTGCTGGACGGGGTCGAGGATCCGCACAATCTAGGCGCGATCCTGAGGACGGCGGAGGGTGCCGGTGTGCATGGGGTCTTTCTTCCGGAGCGTCGTTCGGTCGGGCTCACGGGCACGGTGGCGAAAGTCTCCGCCGGCGCGCTGGAGCACCTGCGGGTCGGCCGGGCGGGCAATGTCAGCCAGTTGATCGAGGCGCTCAAGGCGGAGGGTGTCTGGGTCTATGCGCTGGATCCTCGCGCCTCCAAACCTTATACGGATTTGGACTTCCGAGGGGCCGTGGCGTTGGTGCTGGGAGGAGAGGGGAAGGGGGTGCGTCCCGGAGTGCTGGAGCATTGCGACGAGCGGGCCACGATCCCGATGCGAGGCCGTGTCGCCTCATTGAACGTCTCGGCTGCGGCGGCCATTGTCTTGTATGAAGCGGTGCGGCAACGCGGAGAGCGGCGCGGATCGTCGAAGGGGCCTAGCGGAGCTTGA
- a CDS encoding response regulator transcription factor, which translates to MGTTKSTLTKRPKKRKSQATPPVTRKRPESLTGREHEILQLIWTGLKNKEIGQRLKISVKTVEAHRANMMKKVRVSNTAQLLKAAIQGGMIKLR; encoded by the coding sequence ATGGGAACCACGAAGTCCACCCTGACTAAACGCCCAAAGAAACGAAAATCCCAGGCTACTCCTCCTGTCACACGCAAACGCCCCGAGAGCCTGACCGGTCGGGAGCACGAGATTCTTCAGCTCATTTGGACCGGCCTGAAGAACAAGGAAATCGGACAACGCCTCAAGATCAGCGTGAAGACCGTGGAAGCCCATCGCGCCAACATGATGAAGAAAGTGCGCGTCTCCAACACCGCCCAGTTGCTGAAGGCGGCCATCCAGGGAGGCATGATCAAGCTCCGCTAG